In the Flavobacterium pallidum genome, one interval contains:
- a CDS encoding outer membrane beta-barrel protein, whose translation MKKVFLLSVLFCSVTGFSQKMRYGALMGMNAYDIEVSGPLIAGGGLSGLNVGGFMDYQFSTHCGLKVNMIFNQTTETDYGPLESGTFYELFDEAKLTTLQFQPLIKFDVNKVYAKGFYLQGGFNMVNVLSAKDDEGTSVKSFYNSSSISGMFGFGVTFLKHYSFELMGSYSLTNTIGYPESKAKNIGAYTNLVIDIESFLHK comes from the coding sequence ATGAAAAAAGTATTCCTGCTCTCCGTCCTGTTCTGTAGTGTTACCGGCTTCTCCCAAAAGATGCGTTACGGCGCCCTGATGGGTATGAATGCATATGATATTGAAGTGAGCGGACCACTTATTGCAGGCGGCGGGCTCAGTGGCCTTAACGTCGGGGGATTCATGGATTATCAGTTCAGCACCCATTGTGGACTGAAGGTGAATATGATTTTTAACCAGACTACTGAAACCGATTATGGTCCGTTGGAATCCGGTACTTTTTATGAACTTTTCGATGAGGCGAAACTGACCACCTTGCAATTCCAGCCTTTAATAAAGTTTGATGTCAATAAAGTGTACGCCAAAGGTTTTTACCTGCAGGGCGGGTTTAATATGGTCAATGTGCTGAGTGCGAAGGATGATGAAGGGACATCCGTGAAAAGCTTCTATAATAGTTCAAGTATCAGCGGTATGTTTGGCTTCGGGGTAACATTCCTGAAGCATTATAGTTTTGAACTTATGGGAAGTTACAGCCTGACCAATACGATTGGGTACCCGGAAAGCAAAGCTAAAAACATAGGGGCTTATACGAATCTGGTGATTGATATTGAATCTTTCCTGCACAAATAG
- a CDS encoding LVIVD repeat-containing protein, whose product MKKIILLTAAFLTLCLSSCSSDDDTQETALFAIPVVKSLDEIRNAVSISAARQTHSDGKIYVSEKYLFYIAKEQGVHIFNNQNPSAPVNIAFINLEGVHDIAVKGHYLYADNFVDLLVFDIADINNITLVKTVENAIEFVPVFPAHASFYDYTIQPGTGEIIVGYKAETRNVPKQYLNLYEDAMAEATGGANGIGTGGSYAKFQINDNALYTTDAYALNVFNIAVPEQTVFDKKVYMEQWFGGGMFETLFKRDDFLFVGSTSGMFVVDATDEFNPTFISGFSHATACDPVVVNGNLAYITVRGGTSCGAIEDQVNVIDITDMNSPTLISTTLLEQPYGLGIKENTLYICCGNQGLKVFDATNSNALSLENTYTGYLTDVIPMDSHLIAVGPNKIEQYAYGDHFTLVPISTVNF is encoded by the coding sequence ATGAAAAAAATCATACTGTTAACAGCAGCTTTTCTCACGCTCTGCCTGTCTTCCTGTTCTTCGGATGATGACACTCAGGAAACGGCACTTTTTGCGATTCCCGTCGTTAAATCGCTGGATGAGATCCGGAATGCGGTTTCGATTTCTGCCGCAAGGCAAACCCATTCTGACGGTAAAATCTATGTTTCTGAAAAATACCTTTTTTATATTGCAAAAGAGCAGGGCGTACACATCTTTAACAATCAAAATCCGTCGGCACCTGTCAATATTGCTTTTATCAACCTTGAAGGCGTTCATGATATTGCCGTAAAAGGGCATTATTTGTATGCTGACAATTTTGTCGATCTGCTTGTTTTCGATATAGCTGACATCAATAACATTACATTGGTCAAAACGGTTGAAAATGCCATCGAATTTGTTCCTGTTTTCCCTGCTCATGCTTCGTTTTATGACTATACGATCCAACCCGGTACAGGCGAAATCATCGTAGGATATAAAGCGGAAACACGCAATGTCCCGAAGCAGTACCTGAATTTGTATGAAGATGCGATGGCTGAGGCTACCGGCGGCGCGAACGGTATCGGTACCGGTGGGTCTTATGCCAAATTCCAGATCAATGATAATGCTTTGTACACTACCGATGCATATGCATTGAATGTTTTCAATATTGCTGTACCGGAACAAACCGTTTTTGACAAGAAAGTCTATATGGAGCAATGGTTTGGCGGTGGGATGTTCGAAACGCTTTTTAAAAGGGATGATTTCCTGTTTGTGGGTTCCACCAGCGGCATGTTTGTAGTGGATGCTACGGACGAATTCAACCCGACGTTCATTTCCGGCTTTTCCCATGCTACGGCCTGCGATCCGGTTGTGGTTAACGGAAATCTCGCTTACATCACCGTAAGGGGTGGTACCAGCTGTGGCGCCATCGAGGACCAGGTGAATGTGATTGATATTACAGACATGAACAGCCCGACGTTAATTTCAACTACACTGCTCGAACAGCCTTACGGTTTGGGAATAAAAGAAAATACGCTCTACATTTGCTGCGGAAACCAGGGCCTTAAAGTCTTTGATGCAACCAACAGCAACGCACTTTCACTGGAAAACACCTACACAGGTTACCTTACTGATGTGATCCCGATGGATTCGCACCTGATTGCCGTTGGCCCGAATAAGATTGAGCAATATGCATATGGTGATCATTTCACGCTGGTGCCCATCAGTACCGTGAATTTTTAA
- a CDS encoding DUF808 domain-containing protein — translation MAGGFFAILDDIAALMDDIAVSSKIATQKTAGILGDDLAVNAEKATGFLASRELPVLWAITKGSFLNKLIILPIAFLLNYYFPIAIKFALISGGIYLAYEGVEKIIEYFFHKRHAPDTTDAHMEDAVDDEKAKVKSAVTTDFILSVEIVIIALGSVLDKDLTTQIATVTIVAILATIGVYGLVALIVRMDDAGYHLMRKSNNSGFLYQMGKFLVWLLPMIIKMLSVVGTIALILVAGGIFMHNVDYFHHFLPDLPTMLTELLLGIAVGLVAVAVMMGTKRIFRKSTM, via the coding sequence ATGGCAGGAGGTTTTTTTGCAATTCTGGATGACATCGCAGCCTTAATGGACGATATCGCGGTCAGCAGTAAGATTGCAACCCAGAAAACAGCAGGGATTTTAGGCGACGACCTTGCCGTCAACGCTGAAAAGGCCACAGGATTCCTTGCCAGCAGGGAATTGCCTGTTCTATGGGCCATTACAAAAGGATCATTCCTTAACAAGCTCATCATCCTTCCCATAGCGTTCCTTTTGAACTATTATTTCCCGATAGCAATCAAGTTTGCATTGATTTCGGGCGGGATTTACCTCGCTTATGAAGGCGTTGAGAAAATCATCGAATATTTTTTTCACAAACGCCACGCTCCCGACACCACCGACGCGCACATGGAAGATGCTGTTGATGATGAAAAGGCTAAGGTAAAATCTGCGGTCACTACCGACTTTATCCTTTCCGTCGAAATCGTAATCATTGCGCTGGGTTCGGTTTTGGATAAGGATTTAACAACACAAATCGCGACGGTAACCATCGTTGCCATACTTGCCACAATTGGAGTTTATGGGTTGGTTGCGCTGATTGTACGTATGGACGATGCGGGTTACCACCTGATGCGAAAAAGCAACAATTCAGGATTTTTATACCAAATGGGGAAATTCCTCGTCTGGCTGTTGCCGATGATTATTAAAATGCTGTCTGTCGTAGGAACCATCGCGCTGATATTGGTTGCAGGCGGAATATTCATGCACAATGTTGATTACTTCCACCATTTCCTGCCTGACCTGCCCACAATGCTAACGGAATTACTTTTGGGAATTGCTGTCGGGCTTGTTGCAGTGGCAGTGATGATGGGAACGAAAAGGATTTTTAGGAAATCTACAATGTAA
- the scpA gene encoding methylmalonyl-CoA mutase: protein MRKDVSHINLGNKVQDPGSSKIQNVSGPFLTAEGIEIKPTYTENDISDLEHLDFGAGFSPNLRGPYATMYVRRPWTIRQYAGFSTAEESNAFYRRNLAAGQKGLSVAFDLATHRGYDSDHERVVGDVGKAGVAIDSVEDMKLLFDQIPLDEMSVSMTMNGAVLPIMAFYIVAAEEQGVTPEQLSGTIQNDILKEFMVRNTYIYPPAPSMKIIADIFDFTSKKMPKFNSISISGYHMQEAGATADIELAYTLADGLEYIRTGLAAGMNIDEFAPRLSFFWAIGMNHFMEIAKMRAARMLWAKLLKQFDPKDEKSLALRTHCQTSGWSLTEQDPFNNVARTCIEAAAAAFGGTQSLHTNALDEAIALPTDFSARIARNTQIFLQEETKITKTVDPWAGSYYVESLTAEIAEKAWALIEEVEELGGMTKAIEAGIPKLRIEEAAARKQARIDSGQDVIVGVNKYRLKKEDPLHILDVDNQMVRKQQVERLDQIKASRDNDKVKMALTQLINAAKTGSGNLLELAVAAARERATLGEISDALETIFGRYKAQIKSFSGVYSKEIKNDESFAKAKQLADAFAKTEGRRPRIMIAKMGQDGHDRGAKVVATGYADVGFDVDIGPLFQTPAEAAKQAVENDVHILGVSSLAAGHKTLVPQVIAELKQYGREDIMVIVGGVIPAQDYQYLFDAGAVAVFGPGTKISEAAIKILEILIGE, encoded by the coding sequence ATGCGGAAGGATGTAAGCCATATCAATTTGGGCAACAAGGTTCAGGATCCAGGGTCCAGTAAAATACAGAATGTCTCAGGCCCTTTCCTGACTGCAGAAGGTATTGAAATCAAACCTACTTATACAGAAAATGATATTTCCGACCTGGAGCATCTTGATTTCGGGGCCGGTTTTTCACCGAATTTACGCGGACCATACGCTACGATGTATGTCCGCCGACCTTGGACCATCAGGCAATATGCGGGTTTTTCAACTGCCGAAGAAAGTAATGCATTTTATCGAAGGAATCTCGCCGCAGGGCAAAAAGGACTTTCTGTTGCGTTTGACCTTGCCACGCACCGCGGTTATGATTCTGATCATGAGCGTGTCGTTGGGGACGTTGGTAAAGCCGGAGTGGCTATTGATTCCGTTGAAGATATGAAATTGCTTTTCGACCAGATTCCATTGGATGAAATGTCGGTTTCCATGACCATGAATGGGGCTGTACTGCCCATTATGGCGTTTTACATCGTTGCTGCGGAAGAACAAGGCGTAACACCCGAACAACTTTCCGGTACCATCCAAAACGACATCCTTAAAGAGTTTATGGTACGCAATACCTACATCTACCCTCCTGCCCCATCGATGAAAATCATTGCGGATATCTTTGATTTTACAAGCAAAAAAATGCCGAAATTCAATTCGATTTCGATTTCCGGCTACCACATGCAGGAGGCAGGCGCTACTGCAGATATAGAACTCGCCTACACGCTTGCCGACGGATTGGAATACATCCGCACCGGACTCGCAGCCGGTATGAATATTGACGAATTCGCCCCAAGGCTGTCTTTTTTCTGGGCCATTGGCATGAACCATTTTATGGAGATTGCGAAGATGCGTGCTGCTAGGATGCTTTGGGCTAAATTATTAAAGCAATTCGACCCGAAAGATGAAAAATCACTTGCGCTGCGCACGCACTGCCAAACCTCCGGTTGGAGCTTAACGGAACAAGACCCGTTCAATAATGTCGCGCGCACTTGTATTGAAGCCGCGGCTGCTGCTTTTGGCGGTACACAATCGCTGCACACCAATGCGCTTGACGAAGCGATTGCCTTGCCCACGGATTTCTCCGCGCGTATTGCAAGGAATACACAGATCTTTTTACAGGAAGAAACCAAAATCACTAAAACCGTCGATCCATGGGCCGGCAGTTATTACGTGGAATCGCTTACGGCGGAAATCGCTGAAAAAGCATGGGCATTAATTGAAGAAGTTGAGGAACTTGGCGGCATGACCAAAGCCATTGAAGCCGGCATCCCGAAATTGCGTATCGAAGAAGCGGCGGCCAGGAAACAGGCGCGCATTGACAGCGGACAGGACGTAATCGTTGGCGTGAATAAATACCGTTTAAAGAAAGAAGATCCGTTGCACATCCTTGATGTCGACAACCAGATGGTACGCAAACAACAGGTGGAACGGCTTGACCAAATCAAGGCTTCAAGGGACAATGATAAAGTAAAGATGGCATTAACGCAACTCATCAATGCTGCGAAAACGGGAAGCGGAAACCTGCTTGAACTGGCAGTTGCCGCAGCACGCGAAAGGGCAACGCTGGGCGAGATCAGCGATGCACTGGAGACCATTTTCGGAAGATATAAGGCACAAATCAAATCATTCAGCGGCGTGTATAGTAAAGAAATCAAGAACGACGAAAGCTTTGCCAAAGCGAAGCAGCTTGCCGATGCGTTTGCCAAAACGGAAGGACGTAGGCCAAGGATCATGATTGCAAAAATGGGTCAGGACGGCCATGACCGCGGTGCAAAAGTGGTCGCTACCGGCTATGCCGATGTCGGTTTCGATGTGGATATTGGCCCATTGTTCCAAACACCTGCAGAAGCTGCGAAACAAGCCGTGGAAAACGACGTGCATATATTAGGCGTATCCTCATTGGCAGCAGGCCATAAAACATTAGTCCCGCAGGTGATTGCCGAGCTGAAGCAATACGGTCGTGAAGATATCATGGTCATTGTAGGCGGTGTTATTCCTGCACAGGACTACCAATATTTGTTTGATGCAGGTGCCGTGGCGGTATTCGGGCCAGGGACTAAAATCAGTGAGGCGGCGATAAAGATTTTGGAGATCTTGATTGGGGAGTAA
- a CDS encoding methylmalonyl-CoA mutase subunit beta has protein sequence MTKPKLFNTFGPVSSKQWKQQIQFELRGADYNETLVWESPEGIKVKPFYHIDEGTAILQPKSAEGFSICEDIFVFELQKSIARALDCLSRGAESLRFHIPSADTEIEKLLSALPLETTPVYLSLSFISDVFIEKVAAFAKDKKAQIYCLIDPVGHLAKEGNWIDTPGKDNFKAIAALPDHDHMSIISIDAGLYQNAGANIVQQLAYSLSHANEYFNHIPDISKPPVFQVSIGSNYFFEIAKLRALRILFDLVAKEYGIETGCHIIATPSKRNKTLYDYNVNMLRTTTECMAAIAGGADAISNMPYDALYHKGNEFGGRISRNQLLILKHESYFDKVENPADGSYYIESLTQQLAEKALTLFKEIEAAGGFLKQLSDGTINKKINESAAREQELFDSGKEVLLGTNKYPNKNDRMKQELELFPFVKIKPRKTLLTPIIEKRLAEKIEQERLDTETENS, from the coding sequence GTGACAAAACCTAAATTATTTAACACCTTCGGGCCGGTATCTTCAAAGCAATGGAAGCAACAGATCCAGTTTGAGCTTCGCGGCGCCGACTATAATGAAACGCTCGTCTGGGAAAGCCCGGAAGGCATTAAGGTAAAACCTTTTTACCATATTGATGAAGGAACGGCGATCCTGCAGCCTAAAAGCGCGGAAGGATTTTCAATCTGCGAAGATATTTTTGTTTTTGAATTGCAGAAATCCATCGCAAGGGCACTGGATTGCCTGAGCCGTGGCGCGGAAAGCCTGCGTTTTCATATTCCGTCCGCCGATACCGAGATTGAGAAACTGCTTTCGGCTTTACCGCTTGAAACGACGCCGGTTTATCTTAGCCTTTCTTTTATTTCCGATGTTTTTATCGAAAAGGTTGCGGCTTTCGCCAAAGACAAAAAGGCACAGATTTATTGTCTCATTGATCCCGTCGGCCATCTTGCCAAAGAGGGTAACTGGATTGACACCCCCGGAAAGGACAATTTTAAGGCAATTGCAGCATTGCCGGATCACGACCACATGTCCATTATTAGTATTGACGCAGGTTTGTATCAAAATGCAGGCGCTAATATTGTGCAACAACTTGCCTATTCCCTGTCGCATGCCAATGAATATTTCAACCATATCCCGGATATTTCCAAACCGCCTGTTTTCCAGGTTTCGATAGGGTCGAATTACTTTTTCGAAATTGCAAAACTCAGGGCTTTGCGTATCTTATTTGATTTGGTCGCCAAAGAGTATGGGATCGAAACCGGCTGCCATATTATCGCCACGCCTTCCAAAAGAAATAAAACGCTTTACGATTATAACGTGAACATGCTGCGTACTACAACCGAATGTATGGCTGCGATTGCCGGTGGCGCTGATGCCATTTCGAATATGCCGTATGATGCACTATATCATAAAGGCAATGAATTCGGGGGAAGGATTTCGAGGAACCAATTGCTGATCCTGAAGCACGAAAGTTATTTTGATAAAGTCGAAAACCCCGCTGATGGCAGTTATTACATCGAAAGCCTGACCCAGCAACTGGCAGAAAAAGCATTGACATTGTTCAAGGAAATCGAAGCTGCAGGAGGTTTTTTGAAACAACTTTCCGATGGCACGATAAATAAAAAAATCAATGAAAGTGCCGCGCGCGAGCAGGAATTGTTTGATTCAGGCAAGGAAGTCCTCTTAGGCACTAACAAATATCCGAATAAAAACGACAGGATGAAGCAGGAACTCGAATTGTTCCCTTTCGTCAAAATAAAACCACGCAAAACATTACTCACCCCGATCATCGAAAAGCGCCTTGCCGAAAAAATTGAGCAGGAACGCCTCGATACTGAAACTGAAAACTCATGA
- a CDS encoding FtsB family cell division protein, whose translation MKNPLKNTFEKWPLLRIVSNRYVLVLLVFVVWMLFLDNYSWLNHRLLDKDIDELNDNKHYYQEEIKKDVRNIKILKDSNQIEKFAREKYYMKRDSEDIYIIEFEGDTVKRDF comes from the coding sequence ATGAAGAATCCACTGAAAAATACCTTTGAAAAATGGCCGTTGCTGCGAATAGTAAGCAACCGCTACGTTTTGGTATTGCTCGTATTCGTGGTTTGGATGCTTTTTCTGGACAATTATTCATGGCTGAACCACCGTTTGCTCGACAAGGACATTGACGAGCTTAACGACAACAAGCATTATTACCAGGAGGAGATCAAAAAAGATGTACGCAATATCAAAATCCTGAAGGATTCGAACCAGATCGAAAAATTCGCGCGCGAGAAATACTACATGAAGCGTGACAGCGAGGATATTTATATCATTGAATTTGAGGGCGATACGGTAAAACGGGATTTTTAA
- the udk gene encoding uridine kinase, translated as MLIIGIAGGTGSGKTTVVHQIMNELPQTEVGIISQDSYYRENNHLSFDERALINFDHPRAIDFELLVTHLKDLKSGKTVDQPVYSFVTHNRTDDTVSTHPRKVMIVEGILILANPELRELFDIKIYVHADSDERLIRRLKRDIAERGRDMHEVLNRYQTTLKPMHEQFIEPTKAFADIIIPNDKYNTVAIDVVRAVINQRIL; from the coding sequence ATGCTGATTATCGGAATCGCCGGAGGAACGGGCAGCGGGAAAACCACCGTGGTACACCAGATCATGAACGAATTGCCGCAAACGGAAGTGGGTATCATTTCCCAGGATTCTTACTACCGCGAGAACAATCATCTGTCGTTTGACGAACGTGCGCTGATCAATTTCGACCATCCTAGAGCGATCGATTTTGAGCTTTTGGTAACCCATTTAAAAGATCTTAAGTCCGGAAAAACAGTCGATCAGCCGGTATATTCCTTTGTGACACACAACCGTACTGATGACACCGTGTCCACGCATCCGCGCAAAGTGATGATTGTGGAAGGCATCCTGATTCTGGCCAATCCGGAATTGCGTGAATTGTTCGACATCAAGATTTATGTACACGCCGATTCTGATGAACGCCTGATCCGCCGTCTTAAACGTGACATTGCCGAACGCGGCCGTGACATGCACGAAGTCCTGAACCGCTACCAGACCACGCTCAAGCCAATGCACGAGCAGTTCATCGAGCCTACAAAAGCCTTTGCTGATATCATCATCCCGAACGACAAATACAATACGGTCGCGATTGATGTGGTCCGCGCGGTAATCAACCAGCGTATTTTGTAA
- a CDS encoding DoxX family protein, with translation MKKLLSSLPINLDLGLLLIRLIIGILMACYGYQKLTHFEDTAAYFNEVNFLGMTGKVPLVLTIFAEFFCSLLLIAGLLSRLSLIPLLICMGYIVVVMDKMEIYTSGDHGVEIGHAFLYFVIYLALFFTGPGRYSVDAAVLKK, from the coding sequence ATGAAAAAATTACTTTCTTCCTTGCCGATAAACCTGGATTTGGGTTTGTTGCTGATCCGTTTAATCATAGGGATTCTCATGGCCTGTTATGGTTACCAGAAATTGACCCATTTCGAAGATACGGCAGCTTATTTCAACGAGGTCAATTTCCTGGGAATGACAGGTAAAGTGCCGCTGGTGCTTACCATTTTTGCCGAATTCTTTTGCAGCCTGTTGCTGATTGCCGGTTTGCTGTCAAGGCTCAGCCTGATCCCACTGCTGATATGTATGGGTTACATCGTCGTGGTGATGGACAAGATGGAGATTTACACCTCCGGTGACCACGGCGTGGAAATCGGGCATGCATTTTTGTACTTCGTGATTTACCTTGCCTTATTCTTTACTGGGCCGGGCAGATACAGCGTCGATGCGGCGGTTTTGAAGAAATAA
- a CDS encoding M16 family metallopeptidase encodes MIKTITRCILFLSAAAQAQTFTTETKKDANGYSYEVVKNDKTGVRVYTLKNGLKVYLAKNTDEPRIQTYIPVRTGSNNDPSDNTGLAHYLEHMVFKGTSKIGTQDWEKEKVLIAQISDLYEKHKAETDPEKKAAIYKQIDQVSLEASKYSVANEYDKLISSLGAKGTNAHTWLNETVYKNNIPSNELEKWMVIEKERFSELVLRLFHTELEAVYEEFNRAQDNDGRLVNYALMDALFPLTPYGQQTTIGKSEHLKNPSMVAIHNYFNTYYVPNNMAVVLVGDLDFDKTIKMVDKYFGAFQYKELPMKKMVSEVPMTSITQREVKSPTAERLTMAWRTSGVGTKEAMLSDIASNMLSNSGDVGLIDLDINQKQLALSAGAGTSIMNDYGYQSLSISVKEGQTLEEGKQLLLAEIDKLKKGQFDDWMIQAVINNMKLDRMKTFESGNGLATTLYNTFIEKRSWEQVLAEIDELSKITKADIVKFANDFYKDNYVIVYKRKGVNDKLVRVSNPAITPVNLNRDSQSQFYKDFQKLTTTDLAPVFVDFKKEIQTKKVKNTNISFVKNTTNNIASVYYIFNMGSDNNKKLSLAIGMLDYLGTDKMSSEDIKKEFYKIGITTSVNPGTDLTYVTLTGLEENLPKGIALLENLMKNVKPDQEVYNTQVETILNQRANAKKRKESISSALTNYAMYGKNSRFRDILSENELKSMNVSELTDIIKGINDYEHQIFFYGSNLDNIVKALETNHNLAANKAIPAAKVYPQPDTAGKVYFANYDMVQAEMTRVAKGVKYNPQIAGTVNVFNNYFGSGLSSIVFQEIRESKSLAYSAGAVYRTASDKDKSDYMQVSIGTQANKLPQAVDAISVLLADMPKIDRQFNNAKESSLKQIASSRIIKSNIFFTQLNLKKFGIDYDNRKDVYNSIKNLTLDNTNTFFNAEVKPKKYNTAIVGKKENLDFEALKKLGDVEEVSLEEIFNY; translated from the coding sequence ATGATTAAAACCATCACCCGCTGCATCCTGTTCCTATCGGCAGCAGCACAAGCACAAACTTTCACCACTGAAACCAAAAAAGATGCCAACGGCTATTCTTATGAAGTGGTAAAAAACGACAAAACCGGCGTACGCGTCTACACCCTCAAAAACGGACTGAAAGTATACCTTGCAAAAAATACGGACGAGCCAAGAATACAGACATACATTCCCGTAAGGACCGGTTCCAACAACGACCCTTCGGACAATACCGGACTGGCGCACTATTTAGAGCACATGGTTTTCAAAGGAACCAGCAAAATCGGGACGCAGGATTGGGAAAAGGAAAAAGTGCTGATTGCACAAATCTCCGATTTATACGAAAAGCATAAAGCCGAAACCGATCCTGAGAAAAAAGCTGCGATTTACAAGCAGATTGACCAGGTTTCTTTAGAAGCTTCGAAATATTCAGTAGCCAATGAATACGACAAACTGATTTCGTCGCTTGGCGCAAAAGGGACCAACGCCCACACCTGGCTCAACGAAACGGTTTACAAAAACAACATCCCTTCCAACGAATTGGAAAAATGGATGGTAATTGAAAAAGAGCGTTTCTCGGAATTGGTATTGCGCTTATTCCATACCGAGCTTGAAGCGGTTTATGAAGAATTCAACCGCGCGCAGGACAATGATGGACGGTTGGTGAATTATGCATTAATGGATGCGTTGTTCCCGTTGACTCCTTATGGGCAACAGACGACTATCGGAAAATCCGAGCATTTGAAAAATCCATCGATGGTGGCCATCCATAATTATTTCAACACTTATTATGTGCCAAATAATATGGCTGTGGTTTTAGTCGGAGACCTGGATTTTGACAAAACCATCAAAATGGTGGATAAATATTTCGGTGCGTTCCAATACAAGGAATTGCCCATGAAAAAAATGGTATCCGAAGTGCCGATGACATCGATTACACAACGCGAGGTTAAAAGCCCTACGGCGGAACGTTTGACCATGGCGTGGAGGACTTCAGGTGTAGGAACGAAAGAAGCCATGCTGTCAGATATCGCATCGAACATGCTGTCAAATTCAGGCGATGTAGGATTAATCGATCTGGACATCAACCAAAAACAGCTGGCACTGAGCGCCGGTGCCGGAACATCAATCATGAACGATTACGGCTACCAGTCATTGTCGATTTCCGTAAAAGAAGGCCAGACACTCGAAGAAGGAAAACAATTGCTGCTGGCCGAAATCGACAAACTGAAAAAAGGGCAGTTTGACGATTGGATGATCCAGGCCGTGATCAATAATATGAAGCTGGACCGTATGAAGACCTTTGAATCAGGCAACGGGCTGGCTACGACTTTATACAACACTTTTATCGAAAAAAGATCGTGGGAGCAGGTCCTGGCTGAAATCGACGAACTTTCGAAAATCACCAAAGCCGATATCGTAAAATTCGCGAACGACTTCTACAAAGACAATTATGTGATCGTTTACAAACGAAAAGGTGTCAATGACAAACTGGTACGTGTTTCCAATCCTGCCATCACGCCGGTGAACCTGAACCGCGATTCGCAATCCCAGTTTTACAAAGATTTCCAAAAGCTGACTACAACCGATCTTGCGCCGGTCTTTGTCGATTTCAAAAAAGAAATCCAGACGAAAAAAGTGAAGAACACCAATATCAGCTTCGTAAAAAATACGACCAACAATATTGCAAGCGTGTATTACATTTTCAATATGGGCTCTGATAATAACAAGAAACTGTCGCTCGCCATTGGGATGCTGGATTATCTTGGTACTGATAAAATGTCGTCAGAAGATATCAAAAAGGAGTTTTACAAAATCGGGATTACCACTTCAGTGAACCCGGGAACCGATTTAACTTATGTGACCTTGACCGGCCTGGAAGAAAATCTCCCAAAAGGCATCGCACTGCTTGAAAACCTGATGAAAAACGTAAAACCGGACCAGGAGGTATACAATACACAAGTGGAAACGATCCTGAACCAACGAGCCAACGCCAAAAAACGCAAGGAAAGCATCAGCAGTGCGCTGACCAATTATGCGATGTACGGGAAGAATTCGCGTTTCAGGGATATCCTTTCAGAAAATGAACTGAAGTCTATGAATGTTTCTGAACTGACTGATATTATCAAAGGCATCAACGATTACGAACACCAGATCTTCTTTTATGGAAGCAACCTTGACAATATCGTGAAAGCTTTGGAAACAAACCATAATCTTGCCGCAAACAAAGCCATTCCTGCTGCAAAAGTGTATCCGCAGCCTGATACCGCGGGGAAAGTTTATTTTGCCAATTACGATATGGTACAGGCCGAAATGACGCGTGTGGCCAAGGGCGTGAAATACAATCCGCAGATTGCCGGAACCGTGAATGTATTCAACAATTATTTCGGTTCAGGATTGTCATCGATCGTGTTCCAGGAAATCCGTGAATCGAAGTCACTTGCGTATTCTGCAGGTGCTGTTTACCGCACTGCGAGCGACAAAGACAAGAGCGATTATATGCAGGTTTCTATCGGTACCCAGGCCAACAAACTACCGCAGGCCGTCGATGCGATTTCGGTATTGTTAGCGGACATGCCGAAAATAGACAGGCAGTTCAACAATGCCAAAGAGTCAAGCTTAAAGCAGATTGCGTCGAGCAGGATCATTAAATCGAATATCTTTTTTACGCAATTGAACCTGAAGAAATTCGGAATTGATTACGACAACCGCAAAGACGTTTACAACAGCATCAAAAACCTGACGCTGGACAACACGAATACTTTCTTCAATGCGGAAGTGAAACCGAAAAAGTACAACACCGCCATCGTGGGTAAAAAGGAAAACCTTGATTTTGAAGCGCTGAAGAAATTAGGGGATGTAGAGGAAGTTTCTTTGGAAGAGATATTTAATTATTAG